The DNA region TCAGTGAGGGAAAAGTCCAAGAGAGAATTTCCAGTGGTATACTTGAGCCCGGGACTTTTTGCCAAAATATCAGGTAGTGGTGTGTCTCTCTAAGGCCATTCGTAAGGTCACAAGCATTACTCAAGGAAGAccaaaacctctctctctcacacaccacacacacacacacacacacacacacacacacacacacacacacactagcacacagcagacacaaacaTGGACCTGACCACAAATGGGAAGTAAAGCTTTTTATTCACAATAACATCTGAGCTCACCAGTTACCGTCGCTGtcaacgcccacacacacacacccactcacactcaaacatagacacacacacacccactcccactcaaacatagacacacacacacacacacacacacacacacacacacacacacacacacacacacacacacacacacacacacaatcaaacatagacacacacccacacattttaatacttttatttggatcAAACATGGTACGTACTACTATCTATGGGTAGATATGACATCttcgtctacacacacacacacacacacacacacacacacacacacacatacgcagacatagacacacaaatactgtatacagacacacacataatcaaaaCAGCACACATAGAGGAAGTGACTGAGGGTAACAGAAGTGGTCTCTCCCTCCCAAatcgcaaatacacacacacacacacacacacacacatatatatactgtactaagCAGTCTACAACTATAAGCTATACTGTAAGGCTCtttactactgtacacacacacacacacacacacacacacacacacacacatatgtatatatatatatatatatatatatatatactgtactaagCATTCTACAACTATAAGCTATACTGTAAGGCTCtctactactgtacacacacacacacacacacacacacacacacacacacacacacacacacacaatgactaacATATCTGTAATTGACCATGGTTAAGAGTGGGaagatgccacacacacacacacacacacactctctctctctctctgacactccCATTCTTGctataaaaaaacaaaccacccacacactcgaACAcaaattagcacacacacacactcccaacacacacacacacacacacacacacacacacaaactcacacactgtacacacatactgtacacacaaaccaacgcacccgcacacacacacacacacacacacacacacacacacacacacacacacacacacacacacacacacacacacacacacacacatatgcatgcagatGCATGTTGGCCCATTCTAGATAAGCCCTGGGTTGGATTGGATGCCCTGCAGAAATGAAAACATCCTCCTAGTCTGCTCCTTTCACTTTCTATTCCCGCCGCAAACATTCCTCCACAAGTCTCCTCACGCTGAACCATGACGTCCTGGGGCGGCCAAGCCTTTTGGCTCAGGTGCCTCgcgtgtgtaaagtgtgtgtgtgtgtgtgtgtgtgtgtgtgtgtgtgtgtgtgtgtgtgtgtgtgtgtgtgtgtgtgtgtgtgtgtgtgtgtgtgtgtgtcagagtctgtgtgtgtgtgagtgacattaCGACTATCATGTGCACATAAGTATGACAACAATAATGAAGAAGAATGCTTACTCGAGGAAAGTCAAAGTATAAGTCGTAGGTATAAATATATGTACTcgtttgatcctgtgagggagatgtggtctctgcatttatctcgATCTGTGAataagtgaaacacacacagcacacagtgaggtgaagcacacacacactaacccggagcagtgagcggCCTCCTCAACAGCGGTGCTCCGGGAGCAGAGAGCGGTGAGGTGCCtcgctcaagtgtgtgtgtgtgtgtgtgtgtgtgtgtgtgtgtgtgtgtgtgtgtgtgtgtgtgtctgtgtgtgtgtgtgtgtgtgtgtgtgtgtgtgtgtgtgtgtgagcagtgaggtgccttgctcaagggcacttcagctgtggatgtgggcatgggagagcagtagGCCTTGGCCGCGTTTTCCTTAGacattcttagagcgctcctaaaaAGATCTGGAAACACTTTaattgacgggttcgttcatagcACATTCCTAacaactgtcatgaactgcacatgaagcatccatgactgattcatgaaacatgactcaacattcataccaacactgcTCCAAGATCAACAGTGGCCTGGGCTCTGTGGCATGCTTTGTTGATCCTTTAACGCTAAAAACTCACTGCAAGTGTCCCTCCTTCTCTGATATCTACCCCTCCTCCAGTCTCTttcgtcctcctcttctctctctctgttctctccatcctcttcttctctccctgtctgttctctctctctccctctcttctctctctcctccctccgtcACTGCAagtctctcccctcatctctaaTGTCTACCCCTccgttcctcctcttctctctctctctctcccctcatctctaaTGTCTACCCCTccgttcctcctcttctctctctctctcccctcatctctaaTGTCCACCCCTccgttcctcctcttctctctctctctcccctcatctctaaTGTCCACCCCTcagttcctcctcttctctctctctctcccctcatctctaaTGTCTACCCCTccgttcctcctcttctctctctctcttccctcatctCTAATGTCCACCCCTccgttccttctctctctctctgggtaaaTGAGCACCAGTCTTTTAACCTCATCACAGGCCTAATGAATGCCAGTGTGGCCAATTTTGGGATGGGTCGGATTGAACCGCATTATTCCCCAGAGAtgacaaatagcctacatttgtctGATTGGCTGGTTGGGTGGCtattgattctctctctctctctctctctctctctctctctctctctctctctctctctctctctctctctctctctctctctctctccctctccctctctttcattccctgtctccctgatccctctctctctctgtttctctctctctctctctctctctctctcattccctgtctccatgatccctctctctctctctgtttctctctctctctcgatctctctctcctcctctctctctctctcattccctgtctccatgatctctctctctctctgtttctccatctcctcccctctcttagTCACTCTCACACTGCTGCCCTCCACCCTATGACTCCTCCTCTTATACCCCACCTCgttccccttcttcttcttcgttcctctttctctgttccctccatcctcttcctctctctgtctgttctctctctctccttcttctctcccttctctttccctcactgcAGATTTCTACccttccctcatccctctctctcctcctctctctcaattcaatgcaattcaattgagctttattgacctctccctctcctctctctcttctccctctcctctctctcctctccctcgttcagcctctctctttccacctgtcctctccctcccactaaacgtctctccttctatcttcATAACAGCGTGGCATTTGAAATACAGTGTGGCCAACGCAATACAGAGCAACAGAACATCattaacatcattaacacacacacacacacacacacacacacacacacacacacacacacacacacacacacacacacacacacacacacacacacacacacacacacacacatatatacgcacacacacacacacacacacacacacacacacacacacacacacacacacacacacacacacacacacacacacacacacacacacacacacacatatatacgcacacacacacacacacacacacacacacacacacacacacacacacacacacacacatatatacgcacacacacacacacacacacacacacacacacatatatacgcacacacacacacacacacactcacacgcacacacacacacacacacacacacatatatacgcacacacacacacacacacacacacacacacacacatatatacgcacacacacacacacacacactcacacacacacacacacacacacacacacacatatatacgcacacacacacacacacacacacacacacacacacacacacacacacacacacacacacacacacacacacacacacacacacacacacgcacgcacgacactctgagagagtgtgaggctCTGAATAAACTCATGATAAATCAGTTCACAGAGATCAGAGAAGTGAATTTACGAGCGGTTAGAGTAAGGTGTGCTTGGAGCACTCAGAGTGATCGTTTATACGACTTCATGAGTTTACGAGATAATTTACTAGATAGTTTATTGATCCCCGAGGGGATTTTCAAGAATTACTTTTCTCAACATTATGCCCAGCTTTGCCACTCCCTGTGCCACAGTATCAAGCCATGGGGCAGTATGGGCTTACAGagtacagatacagtatgatcGTCACTTGTcatcaaaacatcaacaacttgtagaatcactgacacacacacatgcacgcacacacgtacgcacacacacgcacacacacacacacagacagacacacatactattCTGCGCTGGCTCATCTTCCTGAGTGTCACTATGATGATCACGAGTCTGGGAAAATTACTAAGTCATCACCAGTCAGCAGCAGTCACTCACAGCTTTGCACTTTGACAATCATCACAACACCAAAAGGCTGTTGGTTTTaccaaaaataaaatgtgcCGGGATTTTTAaactacaaaaacacacacctataaAGACATGAATACAATACgaagccattttcttcaacaaaataaaatacaaatgacaaaatactaCTTTTGCATTCAAAATACTTCTGTTCAAAACATTTATCAGAAACACTACCTGTCCCTGGTACCCTGCTGCACCAACTCAATCTAGGTTGtactaattgtgtgtgtgtgtgtgtgtgtgtgtgtgtgtgtgtgtgtgtgtctctctctctctctctctgtcacccacCCCTCAACTCaactctcgtctctctctctctctctctctctctctctcctctctctctctctctctctctctcctctctctcctctctctctgcccctcctccccctttcaCTTCTGCTTCTGCTTTCTCTGCCTGCAGTGTCCCCAGAGGAAATTCCACTCCATAGGCCGGTAAATCTCTCGACTGACCGCTCTTACAGTCCAATGCAGCTGGATGATATGATGCCCCCCCttccgccccccaccccccagagaGTTTCCAGGCACATGGTGCAGGACTCGAGACCCGGACTGGGTGGATGGCAAGTCCAGTTCAGGAGTGATAGGATACGACATCTATCAGTGTTTTCCCACAGCGCTTTACGCCTCAGCAACATTGTAGGCCTAAAGCTATGTGCATCCTTGTCtccctcccccgccccctctctctctctctctctctgtctctctctctctctctctctctctctctctctctctctctctctctctctctctctctctctctctctctctctctctctcctcctcagcatGCACATAAAtccaaacattcacaatcgtgcaAGCAACTGTTAGCTCAGGACAACTGGCTAATTAAAATGTTAGCACAAGACAGCGAGCTAATTCAACTGTTAGTACAAGACAACGAGCTAATTGAACTGTTAGCACAAGACAACTGGCTAACTTGCTATTGAATCATTAGCAGACTGCACAAATGTATtcatttgcagtggtctcttaattttgagtATGACCGTCagctcattcgaatgtcactccgcaaccgtaggatgacatcagaaaaatgtgcagtggtctcttaatatTTGACCAAAGCGGCATATATGGAAGGGAACACAAATGTATCACAAGAGAATGCAAAAAGGGCTGAAATGATCATTCTCACCTCTAAAATATCGTAAAGCCCGGCTCCCACCGGACACCTACGCGGCGCGCCGCGACAATAaacaaattagaactccattgttttcaatggagcaaagcccactgcaAACATCTGCCGCGCAgcgcagccgcacagagatagaaaactattctaaaatcccgcgcgtcaagcccagaccgctgaacgccgtgtccggtgggcgccgggcttaagGGGTTCCATAAGTGGGTGACATTTGTCTCTCATTGGCATTGGCAATGGCAAACTCCAAACACTGCCAATATTTCTACCAGTGGCGAATTGACACattaaccctctctctctctctctctctctctcgctctctctctctctctctctcgctctgtgtgtgtgtgtgtgtgtgtgtgtgtgtgtgtgtgtggtgtgtgtggtagtaGTGGTGCTGGTTGTTGGGAACAGGGCCTGTCCCATTTCTGCACAGAGACGACTTTGGTCACCCTGAACGAACGTGCTTGAATATCCACAAActttccctctgtctgcctTCAGCCACTGAAGACCACTTTCATAATGGTGTCAACAAGACAACATGGTAGGTCAAAAAGCacactcactcttctctctctcacacacacacacacacacacacacacacacacacacacacacacacacacacacaatgactaacACATCTGTAATTGACCATGGTTAAGAGTGGGAGgatgccacgcacacacacacacacacacacacacacacgcacactccctgACACTCCCATTCTTACACCAAAAAGACGCTGCTTAAGCAATATTTGCCCCCGcacagtcacaacacacacacacacacacacacacacacacacacacacacacacacacacacacaccgcatgcaccacacacaaaactaGTTAGAGGTGTGTTATGTGTAAGATGTAAGATCCTGCatgaccacatactgtatgaagatGCAGACAGCCTGCTGCAAGTTTGCATCTGTTCAtaaccacatactgtaacaagacacacacacacacacacacacacacacacacacacacacacacatatgaacacacagacacatggatgCTTTCGCTGTAGTAAAACACGTCATCATGTGGGATGTCTTTAGAGGGATGACATCACAATGGTGTGGAAGCCCTCAGTCTGGTTGGGAGGGCCTTGGATTGGCTCGTAATACCTGTGGGCGGTGGTAGAATTTGGCCTATGAAATCTAATTGGCTGTCTTTCCTTCTAGGTACAGTAGGAAATGACTAATGAGCTGTATTTAGGCCTGTGTTCAACACAGAGCTTCATCTGTTGCTTGTTCTATAAATGTCACTAATAAGAGGGGAGCATTTATGTTGTGAGCAATGTTATATGCATTTATGTTGTGAGATGTGGCTCTAATTGGTCAATATAATTCTAGTCTGTTAACTGTAATCAATGTGGCTGCCTTTACATGAAAACCATGAAAATCATATATGCTGTCACTGTCATTAACATTATTGCCactgtttattttactgtcctTAATGCTTTGGCGATATTGTACAATGCACAGTCATATGGCAATAAAACGCCACATAAACGCCAATAAGTGCCACAAGCTGAGATAAAACACATAACGGACAAAGATCAGACATCCAATCCAGTAtcaatttatatatatttccatactatcattattttctttcattttcattattactactaggcctactactacgattattattattaatatcattattatcattattattattattattattattattattattataataacattgaatttgaatttgaatttgagagagcgagacagagagagagagagagagagagagagagagagcgacggaTTGCCCCGTCCTGTTTCGCTTGCATCGTCACTGGTCTCGCTTTCCACTCTCTCTGCTTTCGCAACTCAGTAAGCAGCGGAAAGTCtgaactttttttctctctctcactctccgtcTGGGGTGTGAACCTAGCCGTCTACGTCGACGCATCTGACCCGGCTAACGGAGCGctaaaggggaggggagagtgggtgtgggtgggaaACGACGCTCGGGAAATCCATGACTTCCCTTTGCTTCATGAAGTCAATAAAAAGTCGCCCTGACCGTTGTTCTCTCAACAAACTACAAGAGGGACCGCGAGAGAGAAAGGTCGGGGTCGGATAAATAATTTGTGCTAAAAGCGAGTcggttacacacactcaccacctcGCAGTCTCGAAGAAGCCACACTTGGGACTCACTAACGGAATACAACACAGTATCTTCTTTTGTTAATTTGCTAGTTTGTTTCCCTGGCAAAAGCCTCCCAATTTCGTCTTGGTCAGCATGTCATCTAAGGACGTGGAGAGTCTTCAGCCTACGGTGCGCAAGAGCAGCAGCAAGTGCATCTACCTCTCACTGGCGTGCGCTGTGGTTGTGACCGCGCTTGTTGGAGCTGCAGCGTTCGTCTTCGCCTGGACAGAGTTAAATAATAAGATGGACTTGTTAAGCAAGCAAATAAACTTGTTGAACTCTACCCAATCGACGGGGAGAGGGCATCACGGAGCTGCCCCATACGCTTCTCTCACTGGAGTAGACAAGTTTAAGGTGAGTTATAATGTGCCGAATGCTAGCCGTTGTAGGCTTCTGTGTAGGCTGACCTGTGCGAAACAGGAGTGTTGCTTTTACTTCTGAACAGATCACTCACCTGCCTTGTATTTGTCACAATTGCATACTCGCATGTTGTTATTTTACGCACCACAATAGAAACATATGCAGCCTGGTTATATTGGtctaacatctctctctctctctctctctgcagtcgcGACACATCGCCTACTTGAGGGTTCCCGACGGTAAGACTAAGTTACTATATTCCTATGTCACGCTTAATGTTTGAAAGTTATTtggtagattgtgtgtgtggcaaatctatgctcaatgcaaatcatgATTAGCCTACGTCTACTGTGCGccaaactgataaaaaaaaatgtttgtgtatCATGTGGTTTATTTGTAGTCATTGGTGGGAATTAGACGCCCCCACACTATCACAGCCAACATATTTGACATCTCAGGatttatattattattgtttgtgtTCTTATTTGTTAACAAATGCAAACATGATTCTAAAAtccattgtcattgttttatTCTCAAATAGGCAATTTCCGTGGCAGCAGTATGGAATGGGAAGCGATTCGCATCGGCAACAGTTCTTCCGTTGGTGCTATGTTTGACTACGACAGTGTTCAACACAAGCTGACGGTGAAGCGCGAAGGGAGCTATTTCATCTACTTGAACCTTAAATTCTCAAACAGAGACCTGGACTGTAACATGAATGGCACGGTGAAAGTGACGCTCAAATCAAAGGACAAGGTGCTGCTCTCG from Sardina pilchardus chromosome 1, fSarPil1.1, whole genome shotgun sequence includes:
- the LOC134085516 gene encoding uncharacterized protein LOC134085516: MSSKDVESLQPTVRKSSSKCIYLSLACAVVVTALVGAAAFVFAWTELNNKMDLLSKQINLLNSTQSTGRGHHGAAPYASLTGVDKFKSRHIAYLRVPDGNFRGSSMEWEAIRIGNSSSVGAMFDYDSVQHKLTVKREGSYFIYLNLKFSNRDLDCNMNGTVKVTLKSKDKVLLSCEVKLAECPTVTEKCWAVAQHLERDSTVIGDMFVHDKQSSWTLVSNESGFGMFLVDSP